ACGTGGATCAAGGGCGCAATCATCAACATGGGCAGCGGCACCCCGGTTGGCGGCGTCCGTCGCCTCCGGACACCTGCCTGCGGCACGGTTGATGCAGTCGCAAACACGCTGGACCAGCTCATCGACGAGCTCGAATCCGAAAGCCCCGGCCATAGCGCCCCTGCTGTCGGCGTCGCCATCCCCTCGATAGTCCAACACGGAGTGGCCAGGTCGGCAGCAAACATGGACGCCGGCTGGATCGGACTGGATGTTCAGGCCTACTTGCGGGAACGGCTTGGCCGGCCTGTTTGCGTGGTGAATGACGCCGACGCCGCTGGTATGGCAGAAGCCCATTACGGCGTCGGGAAGGACAAACACGGCGTTGTCCTGGTCCTCACGTTGGGAACGGGCATCGGATCAGCACTCATCGTTGATGGAAAGCTGGTACCCAATTTCGAGCTGGGGCACCTGGAAGTCGGCGGGCACAAGGCAGAATCCCGGGCATCGGCCGTCGCCCGCGAAAATGCAGGGCTCAACTGGATTGAGTACGCGGACCGGCTCCAACAGTACCTGTCACATGTGGAGTTCCTCTTCTCGCCCGACCTGATCATCATCGGTGGGGGAATTTCGGAATGCAGCAACGAATACCTGCCTCGCCTGTCACTGCGCGCCCCGGTCATCCCGGCCAGCCTGGAAAACTCTGCGGGCGTGGTGGGTGCTGCCTTGCAGGCAGCTGCAGCCTGAGGGCATCCGACGAAACCGTCCCCAAAGAGGGGCCGACGGCGGCACTCACCACGGCGCCGTCGGCCCTTCCAACGAAGCTGCCACCCGCCCAAGCGGACCTTAGTCACGAGCACGGACCGGTGCGGGGTTGCGGCCGCCGCTAAGCTAACGCCATGGCCAACAAAACCACAGCAGAGAAGCTTGCCACCCTCCGGAAGGGCTACACGCTGGAAGGCGCCACCATAGAGCTGGGAGCCGCGATCGTGGACGGCGAGCTCCACAAGGACGCGCCGGTGCGGCTGCCGCTTTCCATGATGAACCGGCACGGCCTCGTGGCAGGTGCCACCGGCACGGGCAAGACCGTCACGCTGCACATGATGGCCGAGCAGCTCTCCACCGCCGGCGTGCCGGTATTCCTGGCTGACATCAAAGGTGACCTCTCCGGGCTGGCCACCGCCGCCGTCGGCAGTGAAAAACTCACTGCGCGCACGGAGGGCATCGGGCAGCCATGGCAGGGCAAAACGTTCCCTGTGGAGTTCCTGGCCCTGGGCGGCGACGGCAACGGCGTCCCGGTGCGGGCTACGGTGTCCTCCTTTGGGCCCATCCTGCTCTCGCGGATCATGGAACTGAACGACACGCAGGAATCGAACCTGCAGCTTGTCTTCTATTTCGCGGACAAGAACGGCTTGGAACTCATTGACCTGAAGGACCTCCGGGCGGTGATCCAGTTCCTGACGTCGGCTGAGGGCAAGGACCAGCTCGAGGAACTCGGCGGGCTGTCCAAAGCCACCGCCGGGGTTATCCTGCGCGAGCTTGTAAGCCTTGAGGCGCAGGGGCTGGAAAGGTTCTTCGGGGAACCCGAGTTCGATACCGCGGAGCTGCTGCGGACCGCCCCGGACGGCCGCGGCGTCATCACCTGCCTGGAGCTGCCCACCCTGCAGACCAAGCCCATGCTGTTTTCCACCTTCCTGATGTGGCTGCTCGCCGACCTGTTCGAGGACCTCCCCGAGGCCGGCGACCTGGACAAACCCAAGCTGGTGTTCTTCCTCGATGAAGCCCACCTCCTCTTCAACGACGCCTCCAAGGCCTTCCTGGAGGCCATCACCACCACGGTCCGTCTCATCCGCTCCAAGGGCGTGGGGATCTTCTTCGTCACCCAGACCCCCAAGGACGTCCCCGCCGAGGTCCTGGGCCAGCTCGCCAACCGGGTGCAGCACGCCCTCCGCGCGTTCACCCCCGAGGATGCCAAGGCGCTGAAGGCCACCGTGTCCACCTTTCCGCTCAGCGACTACGACCTCGAGGAAACCCTGACGTCCGCCGGCATCGGCGAAGCCGTCATCACCGTCATGAATGAGAAGGGTGCCCCCACCCCCGTTGCGCTGACCCGCCTGCGGGCGCCCGAGTCCGTGATGGGTCCGAGCGACGAGGCTTTGGTCCGCAGCACCGTGGCGGCTTCAGCCCTGCTGGCCAAGTACGGAACGGCGGTGGACAATCCATCGGCCTTCGAAAAGCTTTCCGGGAAGGCTGCCGCTCCCACTGGGCCGGCTGCCGATGGCCGGGAGGGAGTTCCGGGCGCGGCCGACATCGATGCCGAGGCACGCCGGATCGAAGAAGAGATCCTCGGCCGGCCCAGCAGCCGGCCGGCAGCTTCCGGCGATGGCACGCGCCGCACCCGTGCGGAAGAGCCACGGGAACCACGGCCCGAAGCGCGCGACTCGATGATGGGAGATTTGGGTGATGCGCTGGGCGGCGGCCTGAAGAGCATGGCCAGGTCCATTGGCACGCAGCTTGGCCGCGAGCTGCTGCGCGGGGTGTTCGGCACGTCGTCCCGGCGGCGCCGCCGCTGACCAGGTACCGCATCCGCCACGCCCGACTGCCGCCGTCGGCCGCATGGCAGGTAACGTAATGACAGTGCAGATGAGTCAAGCGTTGGTGAGGATCGCGGCCGGATGGCTGCTGGGACTCATGCTTGCCGTCGCCGGAGCCGTCGTTGCGGTGAACATGGTCAACAATACGGTGGCCGGCCCGCAACAGCCGGTCCGCGAGTATCTGGAGGCACTGCAAAGCGGCGACGGCGGCAAAGCCCTGGGGTTGCTTAAGGCCACTGTGCCGCCCAGCAACGCCGCCATGCTGGATGGCACCGCCCTGCAGACTGCGACGTCCCGGTTCACCAACGTGGATATTGGTGACGCGGAGGAACGTCCGGACAACCAGGTCATGGTGCCCATGCAATACACCATTGACGGCAGCCGGCTCCGCACCGAGTTCCTGCTGGAGAAAACCGGAACCGAGTGGATCTTTTTCAACACGTGGGCCTTTGTGC
The Arthrobacter sp. PGP41 genome window above contains:
- the ppgK gene encoding polyphosphate--glucose phosphotransferase; amino-acid sequence: MAGPSTDTTDVPSGLDFGIGIDVGGTWIKGAIINMGSGTPVGGVRRLRTPACGTVDAVANTLDQLIDELESESPGHSAPAVGVAIPSIVQHGVARSAANMDAGWIGLDVQAYLRERLGRPVCVVNDADAAGMAEAHYGVGKDKHGVVLVLTLGTGIGSALIVDGKLVPNFELGHLEVGGHKAESRASAVARENAGLNWIEYADRLQQYLSHVEFLFSPDLIIIGGGISECSNEYLPRLSLRAPVIPASLENSAGVVGAALQAAAA
- a CDS encoding helicase HerA-like domain-containing protein, which encodes MANKTTAEKLATLRKGYTLEGATIELGAAIVDGELHKDAPVRLPLSMMNRHGLVAGATGTGKTVTLHMMAEQLSTAGVPVFLADIKGDLSGLATAAVGSEKLTARTEGIGQPWQGKTFPVEFLALGGDGNGVPVRATVSSFGPILLSRIMELNDTQESNLQLVFYFADKNGLELIDLKDLRAVIQFLTSAEGKDQLEELGGLSKATAGVILRELVSLEAQGLERFFGEPEFDTAELLRTAPDGRGVITCLELPTLQTKPMLFSTFLMWLLADLFEDLPEAGDLDKPKLVFFLDEAHLLFNDASKAFLEAITTTVRLIRSKGVGIFFVTQTPKDVPAEVLGQLANRVQHALRAFTPEDAKALKATVSTFPLSDYDLEETLTSAGIGEAVITVMNEKGAPTPVALTRLRAPESVMGPSDEALVRSTVAASALLAKYGTAVDNPSAFEKLSGKAAAPTGPAADGREGVPGAADIDAEARRIEEEILGRPSSRPAASGDGTRRTRAEEPREPRPEARDSMMGDLGDALGGGLKSMARSIGTQLGRELLRGVFGTSSRRRRR